From Camelus bactrianus isolate YW-2024 breed Bactrian camel chromosome 35, ASM4877302v1, whole genome shotgun sequence, a single genomic window includes:
- the GTPBP4 gene encoding GTP-binding protein 4 isoform X2, with protein MRKVKFTQQNYHDRLSQILMDFPKLDDIHPFYADLMNILYDKDHYKLALGQINIAKNLVDNVAKDYVRLMKYGDSLYRCKQLKRAALGRMCTIVRRQKQSLEYLEQVRQHLSRLPTIDPNTRTLLLCGYPNVGKSSFINKVTRADVDVQPYAFTTKSLFVGHMDYKYLRWQVVDTPGILDHPLEDRNTIEMQAITALAHLRAAVLYMMDLSEQCGHGLREQLELFQNIRPLFINKPLIVVANKCDVRRVAELPEDDRKIFIDLQAEGFPVIETSTLTEEGVIKVKTEACDRLLAHRVETKMKGNKVNEVLNRLHLAVPNRRDDKERPPFIPEGVVARRRRMELGEPKRRRERDIELEMGDDYILDLQKYWDIMNSSEKHDKIPEIWEGHNVADYVDPDIMQKLEELEKEEELRTAAGEYDSESESEDEEMAEIRQLAKQIREKKKLKILQSREKDTQGPRMPRTAKKVQRKVLEDEMRSLGVDMDDKEHAHYAAQARRSRSVTRKRKREDSAPPTSVARSRSCSRTPRDVSGLRDVKMVKKAKTMMKNAQKKMNRLGKKGESDRHVFDMKPKHLLSGKRKAGKKDRR; from the exons ATGAGGAAAGTCAAATTTACTCAGCAGAATTACCATGACAGACTGTCACAGATTCTAATGGATTTTCCCAAACTGGAT GACATCCATCCATTCTATGCGGATTTGATGAACATTCTCTATGACAAGGATCACTACAAGCTGGCTCTGGGACAAATAAATATTGCCAAAAATTTAGTGGACAA cGTTGCTAAGGACTACGTGCGGCTCATGAAGTACGGGGACTCCCTGTACCGCTGCAAGCAGCTGAAGCGCGCCGCCCTTGGGCGCATGTGCACCATCGTGCGGAGGCAGAAGCAGAGTCTGGAGTACTTGGAACAAG TGCGTCAGCATCTGTCCCGTCTGCCGACTATTGACCCGAACACAAGGACCCTGCTTCTGTGTGGGTACCCGAATGTCGGCAAGTCCAGCTTCATCAACAAG GTGACGAGAGCGGACGTGGACGTCCAGCCCTACGCCTTCACCACCAAGTCTCTGTTTGTCGGGCACATGGACTATAAGTACCTGCGTTGGCAG GTTGTGGACACGCCGGGGATTCTGGACCACCCTCTGGAGGATCGGAACACCATCGAGATGCAGGCCATCACGGCCCTGGCCCACCTGCGTGCCGCAGTTCTGTACATGATGGACCTGTCGGAGCAGTGCGGGCACGGGCTGCGGGAGCAGCTGGAGCTCTTCCAGAACATCAGGCCCCTGTTCATCAACAAG CCTCTGATCGTCGTAGCGAACAAGTGTGACGTGAGGAGAGTGGCTGAGCTCCCTGAGGACGACCGG AAAATATTTATCGACCTGCAGGCTGAAGGGTTTCCTGTGATCGAGACCAGCACCCTGACAGAGGAAGGGGTtattaaagtgaaaacagag GCTTGTGACCGGCTTTTGGCTCATCGAGTTGAAaccaaaatgaaaggaaataaagtgaACGAGGTGCTGAACAGATTGCACTTAGCTGTTCCCAACAGACGAGATGATAAG GAGCGGCCCCCGTTCATCCCAGAAGGCGTGGTGGCGCGCAGAAGGCGGATGGAGCTTGGAGAGCCCAAGAGGAGGCGG GAGCGGGATATTGAGCTGGAAATGGGAGATGATTACATCTTGGATCTTCAGA AGTACTGGGATATCATGAATTCATCTGAGAAGCACGATAAGATACCCGAGATCTGGGAGGGCCATAACGTAGCTGACTACGTCGACCCTGACATCATGCAG aaattggaagaattagaaaaagaagaagagctCAGAACCGCGGCTGGAGAGTACGACAGCGAGTCCGAAAGCGAAGACGAAGAAATGGCGGAGATCCGGCAGCTGGCGAAGCAGATTAGGGAAAAGAAGAAGCTGAAGATTCTGCAGTCCAGAGAGAAGGACACGCAGGGGCCCAGGATGCCTCGGACGGCCAAGAAG GTGCAGCGCAAGGTCCTGGAGGATGAGATGCGCAGCCTTGGCGTGGACATGGATGACAAGGAGCAC GCCCACTATGCGGCCCAGGCCAGACGGTCGCGGAGTGTCACCAGGAAGAGAAAGCGGGAGGACTCCGCTCCACCCACCTCTGTAGCCCGGAGTCGCAGTTGCTCCCGGACTCCACGCGATGTCTCTGGCCTCCGGGATGTCAAG ATGGTGAAGAAAGCCAAGACGATGATGAAGAACGCTCAGAAGAAGATGAATCGCTTGGGGAAGAAAGGGGAGTCGGACAGACACGTGTTTGACATGAAGCCCAAGCACTTACTCTCGGGAAAGAGGAAGGCTGGGAAGAAGGACAGGAGATAG
- the GTPBP4 gene encoding GTP-binding protein 4 isoform X1, with translation MAHYNFKKITVVPSAKDFIDLTLSKTQRKTPTVIHKHYQIHRIRHFYMRKVKFTQQNYHDRLSQILMDFPKLDDIHPFYADLMNILYDKDHYKLALGQINIAKNLVDNVAKDYVRLMKYGDSLYRCKQLKRAALGRMCTIVRRQKQSLEYLEQVRQHLSRLPTIDPNTRTLLLCGYPNVGKSSFINKVTRADVDVQPYAFTTKSLFVGHMDYKYLRWQVVDTPGILDHPLEDRNTIEMQAITALAHLRAAVLYMMDLSEQCGHGLREQLELFQNIRPLFINKPLIVVANKCDVRRVAELPEDDRKIFIDLQAEGFPVIETSTLTEEGVIKVKTEACDRLLAHRVETKMKGNKVNEVLNRLHLAVPNRRDDKERPPFIPEGVVARRRRMELGEPKRRRERDIELEMGDDYILDLQKYWDIMNSSEKHDKIPEIWEGHNVADYVDPDIMQKLEELEKEEELRTAAGEYDSESESEDEEMAEIRQLAKQIREKKKLKILQSREKDTQGPRMPRTAKKVQRKVLEDEMRSLGVDMDDKEHAHYAAQARRSRSVTRKRKREDSAPPTSVARSRSCSRTPRDVSGLRDVKMVKKAKTMMKNAQKKMNRLGKKGESDRHVFDMKPKHLLSGKRKAGKKDRR, from the exons ATGGCGCACTACAACTTCAAGAAGATCACTGTGGTGCCGTCCGCCAAG gaCTTTATCGACCTGACATTATCGAAGACTCAACGAAAGACTCCAACAGTTATTCATAAACATTACCAAATCCATCGCATCAGACATTTTTATATGAGGAAAGTCAAATTTACTCAGCAGAATTACCATGACAGACTGTCACAGATTCTAATGGATTTTCCCAAACTGGAT GACATCCATCCATTCTATGCGGATTTGATGAACATTCTCTATGACAAGGATCACTACAAGCTGGCTCTGGGACAAATAAATATTGCCAAAAATTTAGTGGACAA cGTTGCTAAGGACTACGTGCGGCTCATGAAGTACGGGGACTCCCTGTACCGCTGCAAGCAGCTGAAGCGCGCCGCCCTTGGGCGCATGTGCACCATCGTGCGGAGGCAGAAGCAGAGTCTGGAGTACTTGGAACAAG TGCGTCAGCATCTGTCCCGTCTGCCGACTATTGACCCGAACACAAGGACCCTGCTTCTGTGTGGGTACCCGAATGTCGGCAAGTCCAGCTTCATCAACAAG GTGACGAGAGCGGACGTGGACGTCCAGCCCTACGCCTTCACCACCAAGTCTCTGTTTGTCGGGCACATGGACTATAAGTACCTGCGTTGGCAG GTTGTGGACACGCCGGGGATTCTGGACCACCCTCTGGAGGATCGGAACACCATCGAGATGCAGGCCATCACGGCCCTGGCCCACCTGCGTGCCGCAGTTCTGTACATGATGGACCTGTCGGAGCAGTGCGGGCACGGGCTGCGGGAGCAGCTGGAGCTCTTCCAGAACATCAGGCCCCTGTTCATCAACAAG CCTCTGATCGTCGTAGCGAACAAGTGTGACGTGAGGAGAGTGGCTGAGCTCCCTGAGGACGACCGG AAAATATTTATCGACCTGCAGGCTGAAGGGTTTCCTGTGATCGAGACCAGCACCCTGACAGAGGAAGGGGTtattaaagtgaaaacagag GCTTGTGACCGGCTTTTGGCTCATCGAGTTGAAaccaaaatgaaaggaaataaagtgaACGAGGTGCTGAACAGATTGCACTTAGCTGTTCCCAACAGACGAGATGATAAG GAGCGGCCCCCGTTCATCCCAGAAGGCGTGGTGGCGCGCAGAAGGCGGATGGAGCTTGGAGAGCCCAAGAGGAGGCGG GAGCGGGATATTGAGCTGGAAATGGGAGATGATTACATCTTGGATCTTCAGA AGTACTGGGATATCATGAATTCATCTGAGAAGCACGATAAGATACCCGAGATCTGGGAGGGCCATAACGTAGCTGACTACGTCGACCCTGACATCATGCAG aaattggaagaattagaaaaagaagaagagctCAGAACCGCGGCTGGAGAGTACGACAGCGAGTCCGAAAGCGAAGACGAAGAAATGGCGGAGATCCGGCAGCTGGCGAAGCAGATTAGGGAAAAGAAGAAGCTGAAGATTCTGCAGTCCAGAGAGAAGGACACGCAGGGGCCCAGGATGCCTCGGACGGCCAAGAAG GTGCAGCGCAAGGTCCTGGAGGATGAGATGCGCAGCCTTGGCGTGGACATGGATGACAAGGAGCAC GCCCACTATGCGGCCCAGGCCAGACGGTCGCGGAGTGTCACCAGGAAGAGAAAGCGGGAGGACTCCGCTCCACCCACCTCTGTAGCCCGGAGTCGCAGTTGCTCCCGGACTCCACGCGATGTCTCTGGCCTCCGGGATGTCAAG ATGGTGAAGAAAGCCAAGACGATGATGAAGAACGCTCAGAAGAAGATGAATCGCTTGGGGAAGAAAGGGGAGTCGGACAGACACGTGTTTGACATGAAGCCCAAGCACTTACTCTCGGGAAAGAGGAAGGCTGGGAAGAAGGACAGGAGATAG